GTTTAGCTCGATGTATTCTGCTTTATCTTCTGTATATATTCTGGCTCTACCGGACTTCAGTCTCTTCACGTCCAACCCTAAATCATGAGCTATGTTACCAACAAGGGAGCCTTTTGACATTTCCTCTGGAATAGAGTAAGTGGCCTGCCCTGCTACACAATCGAGCGCAAAAATCACGACAAACAACAGTACTTGCCATCTCATTGTTCTCTCCAACATGGTATCCTCgttaaatcctaaaaaaataaagtttcttaaTTCCAAAACGTGAAGTTTCCCCAAATATAAGATCGTCCAGCAGAGAATGTTgtatcttttatatttttgttcccAAATATATGCAGAAAGTACAGCGAGATGATTGCTGTCCCTTTTGTTGAACGCTTGTGGTCTATCTGAATAAATCTTTCGCTGTTCAGGGCATCAAAACGAGGAAAGAAATCTCTGCATGAGCCAACAGCGGCCCTGAGAGTACAAATTCGTGCACTGCAGACATCCAGTCTTTGCAGGAGCAGACCGGATGTGAGACTACAATTCACCTTAAACTGTTAAGATAAAAATACTACACGCACTTAGTAATACCGGGCATCATATTAATAAAAGGGCATTTAATCgaatccaacttttaaaaaggttaaattCATATTACAGCATATCATTTTCTTGGaactataattatttttatttttaaattattgtccGTTTACCATTTAACACTACGTATAAGGGGTTGAGGTACATTAAGCACGTTGTAGAAAATATAATACCTTGcgaaaaattaattaaaaagaaaaagagatctTGAGGTAGTTGATACAGTTAAGTGTTCATCTTGCATATGAATTAGAAATAGTGAAAAAGTACAATTATTTAGTTCATTCTGGCATTTTTAGATAGTATACAGACACGTAATGTATCAAAAATTACCCAGTCCGTCAAACACGGCAAGTTAATACAAGCAGTTTGAAATAACTAAACtatttaagaataaataatccaaaataGGTGTGGATATAAACACCAAATTGATCATTTGgtaaatagattatttttttaaaagaacatctttattaaaaaaaaagaaaaataggagAAAAATATCTTAGTGATTGCCTTAAAATCGAAAGGTGTAAAACAAATCACATGGCTACTTTTTCAGCCGTAAAATATAGACTCCAAATTCACGcaactgaaaataaacacaacagagTTTTTAAAGCAAGGACTTGTAGTAGCACACACTAGCTTgacaaaaatgatgaaaatatatattttttttttgtcaggttgTAAACTTCTCAGAACTGTCTTTTTTGTTGGTGCTTATAATTTTAATAACCTCTTTAGAGATTTATCAATGAGAAACTAAGACTAGTTATTGttatgccatttttttttttttttttactaacaaaGACAGAGGTCTGTGCAGTGGTCAGCACTGAGACATtcttgccttgcagcaagaaaatTCTGTATTCAACTTCTGCTTCAGGGTATGTATGCATAGAGTTCATCTGTTCTTCTCCATGAATATGTGGAGATTCCCTGGGTTTACCCAGTGTGTTGGGGTGTGCATGACTGTCGCCTAATGATCACTGGACATAAGAAACCCCACAACTTTGCAAAGACAAGCATGTACAGGAAATAGATGGATAAGGACAgattaagattttaaaacaaaggaaCACTTGTCTCAAATGCCCCAGGTAGAGCAGTAAGCTACACTTAAGATAGAAtacttaaaaataatctttagtaTGACTAGCTTAAAAGGTCAAGCTAAATTGTGTTTGTATAAAAAGCCATATTTAGCACTGAGTTTTAGAATAAATAAGAGTTTATGAACACAGTTTGCTAgtaagaagaagaaattaaagatgctgataAAACAAGGTGTCCAAAAAACAAGTCAGCATAATAAAGGAAATGATTAATGGtcatacagtatgtatgtaagcataaaatatgacaaaaaggCAGACAATTCAAGCACATGCCTTGGCtagaaatctgaatatttttaacatcttgTCAAATATAAAAAGATATCAACACAGAACGTTGAGCTCCCACAAATGATTAGACCACATGTTGTTAGGCCTTGgctgtttttatattaatttaaagtggaaaaatgtTGTCATCTTTATATCTTACATCTATATTTGCCTACTTACTAAAGCttactttttcaaacaaatatggTGTGAATTTCACTTGAAGCTGTAGTcttaaaagcaatttttaaatagTGAACAGTAAATTCTTATGAAAATTAAGGTATCAACACATTGTAGAGGATACTGATAATTAAAATTACTAGACATATTTACACAACAGAAATGTTTAGACAATCATTTGCCCCAACAAAACGTATCCAAAATTGTACTTAGAATAAAAGTCCATTACACTGCTGAAAATGAACTATTAACAAAGTAATTCAGGGCGAGAAAGCATGTTACTGTTACAAAACAATTTAGTTTAATGCAAACTTTGAATGAAAGTGGTTGTAAAAACTATAACATGCAGATGGCAACTGGATTTTGATAATAACATTTACAAGTAATGTGATAATGCTCTAACCTCTAGAGGAGAGTCAGGTTCATCCAGGATGATCTTCTCACTCTGTATCCGCTGCATCGTCCCTGCAGTACTGGAGTCCATTATCAACAAGTTGTGATTACCAGCTCCGCCAAATTTACTATCACTTTTTCTAGAGTCAGTCGTCCTGCACACCTCGTAATTATACACATGTGGCAGAGTTCCTGTTCTCAATAGTGTCTGAGTAACGAGGTGGATAATATGGAATCACAGGGAGGCTGGAGTGATACAGGATGCGAGACTGTCTCCATCTGTAGATCTTCACTGATATAATAACCACTAAACAcgtgatgaagaggaaggaCACCACAGCCAGAGCCAACACTAAGTAAAAAGTCAGGTTGTCATTGTATTCCTTATCGTGTGGaaattcactgaactccgacaACACTTCAGGGAAGCTGTCTGCCACCGCCACGTTAACAATGACTGTAGCTGAACGAGAGGGCTGCCCGTTGTCCTCCACTATGACAGTCAGTCTTTGTTTCACAGCATCTTTATCAGTCACCTGACGGATAGTTCTTATTTCTCCATTCTGTAAGCCCACTTCAAACAACGCTCTGTCTGCGGCTTTCTGTAGTTTATAGGAGAGCCAGGCATTCTGTCCAGAGTCCACATCCACAGCCACCACTTTAGTCACCAGGTAGCCCACATCTGCTGAACGAGGAACCATTtcagccaccatggagccaccaGTCTGGACTGGATACAGAACCTGAGGTGGATTATCAGTTCTGGTCCTGGATCAGGATTTTTATAGTTACATTGCTGCTCAGCGGAGGAGAGCCTCCATCCTGCGCCTTTATGTGAAAATAGAAATCTTTGATCTGCTCATAATCAAAAGAGCGAACTGCATGGATGACTCCACTATCAGCACTGACCGACACATATGATGATATTGGTACTCCATTTACAGACGTATCCTCCAGGATGTATGAAACACGGGCATTCTGGTTCCAATCAGCGTCTGTAGCTTTAACAGTAAATATAGACACACCTGGTGTGTTGTTTTCTACAATGTAGGCCTCATATGAGCTCCTCTCAAAGACAGGTGCGTTGTCATTTACATCAGAGATCTGTAAGGTGAGAGAGACGCTGCTCGAGAGGGAGGGGATTCCTCCATCAGAGCATGTTACCGTGATATTGTACTCAGAGACTGTCTCTCTGTCTAATTCACTATCTGTTATGAGGGTATAAAAGTCATTTGATGAAGTTTTAATAGCAAATggtatattttcatttattctgcAATTTACACGACCATTGTTACTTGAATCTGGGTCAGTAACGCTAAACATCACTATGACAGTATTATAAGGAGAGTCTTCTagaataaagtcagattttgaCATGATACTTATAACAGGGTCATTGTCATTTACGTCAATAACATCAACAATAATTTTACTGGAGTCAGAAAGACCACCGCTGTCTGTAGCTACAATATCAATTTGGTAATTTTTTGCTCTTTCAAAGTCAATCTCCCCCTACTAAAATTACTtcaccattttcttttatttgaaaagtatCAGATAAACTATCAATAGAAGTCGATAATGCATACGAAATTTTTCCGTTGATTCCCTTATCTGCATCAGAAGCACTGACTGTCGTCAGTGTGGTTCCTTTCTGAGAATTTTCTGCTATAGTTGCTTTGTACACTGACTGTGTAAAAACAGGAGGATTGTCATTTACATCGAGAACAGTCACATAAATTTTCACTGTACCCGACATTTGCGGTTCTCCCCCATCTACAGCTTTTAGCAATAATGAaatctcttcctctttctctctgtctaaAGGTTTATGTAAAATCATCTCAACCTTTTTATTTCCATCCGCCTCATTTTCTACCTTCAACACAAAATTATCTGTAGGTTTTAAGCTGTAATTCTTTACACCATTTCTGCCGATGTCTAAATCAACTGCTTTTTCTAAGACAAATTTAGAGCCCGTAACCGCAGATTCGCTGATTTCAAAGCGCTTCTCGCCAGTGTTTAAAGCTGGGACTGTTGTCGTTGATGTCGGTAATCTCGACTGTTATCCGAAAAAGCTCCATGGGTTTTTCTAAAATGACCTGCAAATGCAAAGCACAAGGCGTCGTCTGTCTGCAGAGCAACTCTCTGTCGATCTTTTCTTTCACCAGAAGGACTCCTCTTTCTCTGCTCAGCTCGATGTATTCCGCACTTTCTCCCGCAAAGATGCGCGCTTTACCCGACTGTAATCTTTTCACATCCAAACCCAAATCTATTGCTATGTTTCCCACCACAGATCCCTTTGGCATTTCTTCAGGAACAGAGTAGCTGATCTGACCTAGAGCTGAACAGACGCAGCAAAGCAAGATGGAAAACAGTACTTGCCGTCCCATTGTTCTGTCCGATGCTTTGCACTCCCGTTCAAAAAAATAGATTCAATCTCAATTTACACAAAGAAATAGAGCCAATAGAACGTggaagaaacaataaaacaaaacccatTCAAATCCAGATGATAGGAAGAACTTGCAACAAAACAGTCAACAAACGATCTGTGAGTTTTACGAAGGCAGCGCTCTCTCAATTTCCTCTCTAAAATACTGACATGGCACGGGAGGTTTGCTTTAAACCTTTTCaacaactgcaaaaaaaattgaCCAACAGCGGCCCACAGAGTTGACAGAGCAAAACTGCAAGAGTTGTTAGGTAAATATAAAATGACTTCTGTAAAGATATCACCAAAccgcaataaaaaaataaaaaaaataaataaatcattcaaaaaAGAATAACGGGTAACACAATTCACCAAAGGGAACCAACAATAcataattactgaaaataataataaaaaaaaaacattcccaaagtaaagaaacaaatgtaataGAGTATTAAGACacaaggagagagagagagagagagagagagagagagagagagagagaaaactgcagcaggagTCTAGGTGATTATTAGCGCTTCTGTCCAGGGTGCTGAAATTTAGCATGCCTCAAAGCCTTTCTTTACCAAGTCTTATAGTGActacaaattaaattaacttaaactaaaaaaaaaattaaaaaaaaacattttaaagtaaaataaataaccttGAAACACTCGAAAAGTATAAAGAGATAAAAGAATAAGCCTCGGTAAATTATCAATAAAACGTTATTGCTTTGGAACtaagcacaaaaaaagaagaaacaaaaagttaaaattcaaacaaacgTGCAGAAATTCAAAAGACTGTAGCTGATTATTATAACTAACCTCAAGAGGAGAGTCGGGCTCATCCAAGATGCTCTTCTCATTTTGTATCCGCTGCATCGTTCCTGTTGTACTGGAGTCCATTATCAACACGTTCTGACTACCAGCTCCTCCGAACTTACAGTCACTTTTTCTAGAGTCAGTCGTTCTGCACACCTCGTAATTGTACACGTGTGGCAGAGTTCCTGTTCCCATAGTGTCTGAGTAACGAGGTGGATAATATGGAATCACAGGGAGGCTGGAGTGATACAGGATGCGAGACTGTCTCCATCTGTAGATCTTCACTGATATAATAACCACTAAACAcgtgatgaagaggaaggaaaccaCAGCCAGAGCCAACACTAAGTAAAAAGTCAGATTGTCATTGTATTCCTTATCGTGTGGAAAGTCACTGAACTCCGACAACACTTCAGGGAAGCTGTCCGCCACCGCCACGTTAACAATGACTGTAGCTGAACGAGAGGGCTGCCCGTTGTCCTCCACTATGACAGTCAGTCTTTGTTTCACAGCATCTTTATCAGTCACCTGACGGATAGTTCTTATTTCTCCATTCTGTAAGCCCACTTCAAACAGCGCTCTGTCTGTGGCTTTCTGTAGTTTATAGGAGAGCCAGGCATTCTGTCCAGAGTCCACATCCACAGCCACCACTTTAGTCACCAGGTAGCCCACATCTGCTGAACGAGGAACCATTtcagccaccatggagccaccaGTCTGGACTGGATACAGAACCTGAGGGGGATTATCGTTCTGGTCCTGGATCAGGATTTTTATAGTCACGTTACTGCTGAGAGGAGGAGAGCCTCCATCCTGCGCTTTAACGCAGAATTGGAAATCTTTGACCTGCTCGTAGTCAAAAGCGCGAACTGCATGGATGACTCCACTATCAGCACTGATGGACACATATGAGGAGACTGGCACTCCGTTAATATAGGAATCCATCAGAATGTAAGAAACACGGGCATTTTGATTCCAATCAGCGTCTTTGGCTTTCACTGTGAATACAGAGACACCTGGTGTGTTGTTTTCTACAATGTAAGCCTCATAAGCGCTTCTCTCAAATACAGGTGCGTTGTCATTTACATCAGAGATCTGTAAGGTGAGAATCACGCTGCTGGAGAGGGAGGGAACTCCTTCATCAGAGCAGGTCACTGTGATGTTAAACTCTGAGGCGCTCTCTCTGTCTAATTCACTGTCTGT
This Xiphophorus hellerii strain 12219 chromosome 23, Xiphophorus_hellerii-4.1, whole genome shotgun sequence DNA region includes the following protein-coding sequences:
- the LOC116715034 gene encoding protocadherin gamma-A7-like → MVAEMVPRSADVGYLVTKVVAVDVDSGQNAWLSYKLQKAADRALFEVGLQNGEIRTIRQVTDKDAVKQRLTVIVEDNGQPSRSATVIVNVAVADSFPEVLSEFSEFPHDKEYNDNLTFYLVLALAVVSFLFITCLVVIISVKIYRWRQSRILYHSSLPVIPYYPPRYSDTIENRNSATCV